The genomic region GTAAAAGACGAACTCATCGGGTATGGTGTATCGCAGAAAGTCCAGACAACCCGCGATCTCCTGGACAAGACCATGGGCCGGATCATGCAGAGTTTTGCCATCATGAACATGGTCTCCCTGCTGGTGAGCATCGTCATCACGACCGTTGTGCTCTTCATCATCATCACCATCAAGACCTTGAGCAGCCGCCGCCAGATCGGGATCCTGAAGGCAATCGGCGTGGATAAGGAAGTGATCATGCACACCTACGGGTTCCAGGTGATCATCCTGTCCATCCTGGGTATCACCCTGGGCCTTGCCTTAACGCTGCTCCTGGCTGCATATATGCAGGCCAACCCGATAGTCACCCCCGACTGGTCGGCATCCCTCTACCTGACGCCGATGGATCTGGTGGCCAACTCCCTGATCCTCTTTGCGGCCTCTGTTGTCGCGGGCTATGTTCCTGCGTACCAGGTCTCGCGCGAGGATATCCAGAGCTCAATGAGGTCCTGAAATGATCGAGATAGCAGAATTACGAAAAATATACCGGATGGGCGATGTCGAAGTCAAGGCCCTGGACGGCGTGACGCTCGATATTACCAAAGGGGAATTCTTAGGGATTATGGGGGCGAGCGGGAGCGGCAAGACCACGCTCCTGCACCTGCTCGGTCTCCTCGACGATCCCACTTCCGGGAGGATCATCATCGAGGGTACGGATCTGTGCAGCCTCACGGATTACGAGAAGACCATGTTCCGGCTCTACAAGTTCGGCTATGTCTTTCAGGACTATGCCCTGGTCCCCGATCTCACGGTTATGGAGAATGTCTCCCTGCCTGCAATGCTCCGGAAAGACCGGGCCGACCAGCAGATACTTGCCGACAGCCACGACATCCTGAAAAAGATCGGCCTCTTCGATCGCCGCGATCACCTGCCACGGGAACTCTCGGGAGGACAGCAGCAGCGGGTCTCGATTGCACGAGCCATGGTGAACAAGCCCGAGATCCTGTTTGCCGATGAACCATGCGCCAACCTGGACTCCGAGAACTCCCGGATGGTCCTGGATCTCTTCCGGGAGATCAACGAGGAGATGGCCCAGACCGTGGTGATGGTATCCCACGAATCCTGGCACCAGGAGTACTTCCACCGTATCGTTAAGCTCGGCGACGGGAAGGTCATCAGCGACGGAATAAACAGTCATGGGAAATGATCGCGCTACAGGGAGCGGGTGAGGAGTCATGGGAAAGAGAGAGCTGAAAACTGCGTTCCTGCTGGCCCTGCGCGGACTTCAGCGCGGGAGCCGCTCGAGCGTGATCCTGACGGTCCTTATCATTGCCATGTGCTTCACCAACATGATCTTCCTGCCGTCGCTCCTGAACGGGATCGGCCAGAGCATCACCAAACAGATCGTGGATTACGAGATATCCGATGTCCTGGTCGATCCCAAGACCGGGAACCAGTATATCGAGGATCTCGATGCCACGCTCGATCTCATCAATGGCATGCCCGGCGTGGAACGGGCCACCCCCCATCTCTCCAAGGGGGCGACCCTCATGTATCATAAGCGGGTGCTCGGCACCACGATCCGGGCCATCAAACCCAATGACGAGAAGTCCGTCTCCCCCCTGTACACAAAGATGACATCGGGCAGTTACCTGGGCAACGACGATGTTGGGGAGATCATTCTTGCCAAACCTGTTGCCGGGGATGCCACGATAAAGGAGGAGGACGAGTTCCAGCCCTCGCTCGGGGGAGTGCGGGTGGGGGACTCGATAACGGTCGAGTATGCCAACGGGTATACACGAGATTACCGGGTGAAAGGGATCTACAATACCGGGTGGTACGAGGCCGACGCTGCTGCCTACGTCACCTGGACTGATATGGAGATGGCGGAAGGAAAGCCCCTGGATTACGCGGATTTTGTCACCGTCAAAACCAAGCCCGGGTACTCGCCGAAGTTCGTGAAGAACGAGCTGCTGCAGTACGGCGTTGCGGACCGGGTCCAGACCTCCACCGATGTGCTTGCAAAGAACATGGGCAAGATCCTCCAGAGCTATGCCATCCTGAACCTGGTCTCCCTGTTCGTGAGTATCGTCATCACGACCGTCGTGCTCTTCATCGTCATCACCATCAAGACCATCAACGCCAGAAAGCAGATAGGCGTCCTGAAGGCTATCGGTGTGGACAAGGAAGTGATCATGCATACCTACGGGTTCCAGGTCATCATCCTCTCCCTCCTGGGCATTGCGCTTGGGGTGATCATGACCCTGATTCTCAACAAGTTCATGGAATATTATCCGGTCGTGACCGTTGACTGGTCAGCTTCGCTGTACATAACCCCCATGGACCTCGTGATGAACTCCCTGATCCTCTTTGCAGTATCCATTGTTGCCGGGTATGTTCCTGCGTACCAGGTCTCGCGGGAGGATATCCAGAGCGGGATGCGGGCCTGAACGCTGCCCGCTCCTTTACCTTTTTTCCCTCTGTCCGCGAATATACAGTAAGAGCCTTTGCCCCATGGACGAGATCCCTATTGAAAAGATAGTCCGCTCACGGCGTAAGACGATTGCGCTCATCATCACTTCCGAAGCCCGGCTGATCGTGAGGGCTCCCCTGCGGGCGCCGTCTGAGGTGATCCATGCCGTGATCAAGGAAAAGGAAGGCTGGATCCGGAAGAAGCTTGACGAGATGAAAAAGCGGCCGCAGGCAACTGTGCACACATATGAGGAAGGCGAGATCTTCTACTTCCTTGGGAGAGCCTACCCGCTGCATATCGTTGACAACGGCAGGGCATCCATCGAACGTACTGAACGGCTGTGCGTCTCCCGCTCCCTTGAACCTGAACTAGCTGGGTGGATAAAACGCTGGTATGTCCTTGAGGCCGAAAAGGAGATCCGGTCCCGGTGCATGTGGTTCTCGATGACGACAGGGTATACGCCCGCATCGGTTCGCATCTCGGATGCACGCGGGCGATGGGGTTCCTGCACATCAAGAGGGGGGCTCAACTTCAGCTGGCGCCTGATCCAGGCCCCGCTGGAGATCGTGGATTATGTTATCGTCCACGAGCTCGTCCATCTCAAACAGCCCGATCATTCGCGGAAGTTCTGGGCAAAGGTAAAGGAGATCATGCCGGACTACGAGCGGAGACGGAAGTGGCTCCGGGAGAACGAGCGGCTGCTCAGGATATAATCTGCTTCTGGCGAACAGGATCCGATCCCTCTATTCCTCGAACACCTTCCGGTCCGGCCGCCCCAGCATGCGACCCATCCAGAGCTCCGGTTCAGTGCAGGGTAAAAACCCGCATTTCGCGTACACCCCGTGGGCATCGCTTGTTTTCAGGAGCCACTGGTACACATGCCGGAGATCCGGGTGCGAGATCGCGTACCGGACCATGGTCTGCCCGATTCCTTTGCGGCGGCAGTCTTCTGCAACGATCACGTCCAGGAGATAGGCAAAACGCGTCTTGTCGGAGATGACGCGACAGAACCCGACCTGCCGCCCGTTATCCGCGTATGCTCCTACTACGAGCGCCGAGTTTTTGATACCATGCGCTATCTCTTCTCTCGTGATGCCTGTGCTCCAGTACGTCTTTTCGAGCATGGCATGGATATCGTCCATCCGGAGACGGCCCGGGTCTGACGAGATATCCGCTTTTACGTGCATGGATCTCTATGGTTATGCCATCTGCAAAAAAGTATGCGCCCCTTCCGCTCCCTTTCCTCTATCTCTTGTGAATCAGGCTGGAATCCCGTAATTTTCGGACCTGCCACAAGGCTCCCTTATCAGCACAGACGCCCAATAGAACAGGATGGATTCCTTTTATATCCGGCCGGAACTCCCGGAAGATATTCCCGCTATTTTGGAAGTCCAGTTCCAGGCGTTTGCACAGGACGGCGAGGCACGGCTCGTCAGCGCCCTGCGCCACGATGGCAACATCAACCCCGAACTCTCCCTTGTTGCCGTGCACAAGGATCGGATCATCGGCCATATCCTCTTTTGCCCGATCAGTATAGTCTCGGATACCGGAGAGACCCCGGCCCTCGCCCTCGCCCCCCTCGCTGTTCACCAGGATTTCCAGTGCATGGGGATTGGTGCCGCCCTCATAGAAGAGGGAATCGGGGAGTGCCAGCGTCTGGGCCACCGCATCGTGATCGTGGTCGGCCACCCGGGTTATTATCCCCGGTTTGGTTTTACTCCCGCCCGGAAATCCGGGATTCTCGCACCGTTTCCCTGCCCCGATGAGGCTTTCATGGCCCTGCCCCTCGAAACCGGGGCGCTCGACGGGATTGAGGGAATGGTCAGGTACCCCGCGGCATTCGATGCGGTCGGGGCTCACACCTCGTAAACCTCATTCCAGCCTTTTTCCCACGGTTGCAAGGTAGATCAGGAACTGGTCGGTTCCGTTTATTCCCAGGATCGCGTTCATCTCGTCATCATCGAAGGCTGCAATGGCGCAGACTCCGCACCGGATGGCTTCTGCTGCCAGGTAAAGATTCTGGCAGACATGCCCGCAATCGAGGTGGAGGTCGCGGTATCCCCGCTCGCCGTAGCGCCATGTCATGCGGTACGGGACTGCGGTCCAGAGGAAGACCGCACCGCTCCGGAGCAGGAACTGCTGGTTGAAACATGCTGCTGTTACCTGGATCGCGATCGTGGGATCCGTGTCAATCTTCTGGAGCCGGTGGGTGAGAGCGAGATAGCGGTACAGTCCCGGGGAGAGCTCGTCCACATCATTTACAAGAATGTACGTCTCAAACGCATGGCGTGCCCCTGCGGAAGGAACCGTCCGGAACGTGGCAAGGTTTCCGTGGATGGATTTTACTCCCTGTGTGCACCAGAGAAGAAAAGAAAGTTCATCAAGAGAAAGCGGCTCGTGGGCATAGGTACGGATACTGGTACGCTGTTCGATGACCTCGCGGAGATCGACCGGAGGGACCTCAAAAGAGTCCGGCCGCGGGAGGCTGATAGTGGGAAGCGCCGGATCCGCCGGCACTTCGAGAGGGGGCTGGGGGAGGCCTTTCTGTTGATCGCTCTTCCCGATATACCGGTATTTTGTTCTCTCCATGAACTCCCGGCCGGCTCCCCCAGCGGCCGGATTGCCATCATCAATTTCTGCCATTCCGGATCACTCCGTTCTGTGCATGTATGCCGGGGATGACGTCAGGGTATCGGTCCGGGCAATCCCTTAAGCACGCTTATACTCTTCACCTGCGAACCTTCTCATGAATATCGTGACCGGTCCAGCATTCCCCGATAACAATGGTTTTGCCGGGACCCTTGCCCGGTTCCGCAGTGCTTCCGGCAACCCGACTCTTGAGGAAGATTCAGATATCGGACCCGTCAGGGTAAAAAAATACATCAATGAATTCTGGACCTCGCGCCAGCGGCAGGCATCATCGATCCACGAGATCTCGTACCGGGCCTGCTTCAAACCCCAGCTTCCCCGTTTCTTTATCAGCCTCCTCACCCGGCAGGATGACGTTGTATACGATCCGTTCAACGGCCGCGGGACAACAGCCGTTGAAGCCGCCCTCCTTGGTCGGCGTGTCATCGCAAACGATGCAAATCCCCTCTCCCGGATAATGACCCAGCCCCGTCTCTCCCCCCCCACCATTTCAGAAGTGGAGACTCGTCTCACGGCGATACCTTCAGGGAGCGACCGGGCAGAGATCGATCTCTCCATGTTCTATCACCCGGATACCGAGCAGGAGATCGTTGCACTGCGCCGGTATCTTCTCGAAAGAAAAGCAGCATCTCTGGATGACTCTATTGATCGGTGGATTGCCATGGTTGCAACCAACCGCTTGACCGGGCACTCCCGGGGTTTCTTCTCGGTGTACACCCTTCCCCCCAACCAGGCGGTTTCTCCGAAAAGCCAGAAGAAGATCAATGAGAAGCGCTGCCAGACCCCGGAATACCGAAATACCCGGCACATCATCATAACCAAGACCAAAAGCCTCCTGCGCTCTGTGACCGCAGCAGACCTTGAGAACCTCAATCATGCCGGCAACACAGCGCTTCTCATAACCGGTGATGCACAGGAATGTCCGGCCATACCGGACGAATCGGTAAACCTGACCGTCACGTCGCCGCCGTTCCTCGATATCGTCCAGTACCGCGAGGACAACTGGCTCCGCTGCTGGTTTAATGGACTCGATGCAAACGAGATCGGGAAAGAGATCACCATGGCCCGGACCGTTGACCGGTGGGCCGTGGTGATGGGCCGGGTCTTCCACGAACTCCATCGGATCACAACACCGGGGGGATATGTTGCATTCGAGGTAGGGGAAGTCCGCAACCGGACGATCCGTCTTGAGGAGCATGTGGTGCCACTCGGGGTTGCAGCCGGTTTTACCTGCGAATGCGTGCTCATCAATCAGCAGGCATTCACCAAGACTTCGAACATATGGGGTGTCGGGAACATGGCGGCAGGCACGAACACCAACCGGATCGTTGTCTTCAGGAAGCCTTGAAATCACGAATATGCCCATTGTTTTCAGGAACGCCGGCAAATCTTGATATTTGTTCAAAGGCAATTCAGAATACGAGTGATACATCACAGGATTTCGTTTCCTGTCATCCTGGCAAGATGCCTGAGGTAAGTTACATGGGCAGAGTACATTTCTGGAATTTCTGGAGCATGGTTGCCATCCTTTTGGCAGCAGTCCTCATACTACCGGCACCCGCC from uncultured Methanoregula sp. harbors:
- a CDS encoding ABC transporter ATP-binding protein yields the protein MIEIAELRKIYRMGDVEVKALDGVTLDITKGEFLGIMGASGSGKTTLLHLLGLLDDPTSGRIIIEGTDLCSLTDYEKTMFRLYKFGYVFQDYALVPDLTVMENVSLPAMLRKDRADQQILADSHDILKKIGLFDRRDHLPRELSGGQQQRVSIARAMVNKPEILFADEPCANLDSENSRMVLDLFREINEEMAQTVVMVSHESWHQEYFHRIVKLGDGKVISDGINSHGK
- a CDS encoding SagB/ThcOx family dehydrogenase, translated to MAEIDDGNPAAGGAGREFMERTKYRYIGKSDQQKGLPQPPLEVPADPALPTISLPRPDSFEVPPVDLREVIEQRTSIRTYAHEPLSLDELSFLLWCTQGVKSIHGNLATFRTVPSAGARHAFETYILVNDVDELSPGLYRYLALTHRLQKIDTDPTIAIQVTAACFNQQFLLRSGAVFLWTAVPYRMTWRYGERGYRDLHLDCGHVCQNLYLAAEAIRCGVCAIAAFDDDEMNAILGINGTDQFLIYLATVGKRLE
- a CDS encoding DNA methyltransferase, encoding MTGPAFPDNNGFAGTLARFRSASGNPTLEEDSDIGPVRVKKYINEFWTSRQRQASSIHEISYRACFKPQLPRFFISLLTRQDDVVYDPFNGRGTTAVEAALLGRRVIANDANPLSRIMTQPRLSPPTISEVETRLTAIPSGSDRAEIDLSMFYHPDTEQEIVALRRYLLERKAASLDDSIDRWIAMVATNRLTGHSRGFFSVYTLPPNQAVSPKSQKKINEKRCQTPEYRNTRHIIITKTKSLLRSVTAADLENLNHAGNTALLITGDAQECPAIPDESVNLTVTSPPFLDIVQYREDNWLRCWFNGLDANEIGKEITMARTVDRWAVVMGRVFHELHRITTPGGYVAFEVGEVRNRTIRLEEHVVPLGVAAGFTCECVLINQQAFTKTSNIWGVGNMAAGTNTNRIVVFRKP
- a CDS encoding SprT family zinc-dependent metalloprotease, giving the protein MDEIPIEKIVRSRRKTIALIITSEARLIVRAPLRAPSEVIHAVIKEKEGWIRKKLDEMKKRPQATVHTYEEGEIFYFLGRAYPLHIVDNGRASIERTERLCVSRSLEPELAGWIKRWYVLEAEKEIRSRCMWFSMTTGYTPASVRISDARGRWGSCTSRGGLNFSWRLIQAPLEIVDYVIVHELVHLKQPDHSRKFWAKVKEIMPDYERRRKWLRENERLLRI
- a CDS encoding N-acetyltransferase, translated to MDSFYIRPELPEDIPAILEVQFQAFAQDGEARLVSALRHDGNINPELSLVAVHKDRIIGHILFCPISIVSDTGETPALALAPLAVHQDFQCMGIGAALIEEGIGECQRLGHRIVIVVGHPGYYPRFGFTPARKSGILAPFPCPDEAFMALPLETGALDGIEGMVRYPAAFDAVGAHTS
- a CDS encoding ABC transporter permease, which gives rise to MGKRELKTAFLLALRGLQRGSRSSVILTVLIIAMCFTNMIFLPSLLNGIGQSITKQIVDYEISDVLVDPKTGNQYIEDLDATLDLINGMPGVERATPHLSKGATLMYHKRVLGTTIRAIKPNDEKSVSPLYTKMTSGSYLGNDDVGEIILAKPVAGDATIKEEDEFQPSLGGVRVGDSITVEYANGYTRDYRVKGIYNTGWYEADAAAYVTWTDMEMAEGKPLDYADFVTVKTKPGYSPKFVKNELLQYGVADRVQTSTDVLAKNMGKILQSYAILNLVSLFVSIVITTVVLFIVITIKTINARKQIGVLKAIGVDKEVIMHTYGFQVIILSLLGIALGVIMTLILNKFMEYYPVVTVDWSASLYITPMDLVMNSLILFAVSIVAGYVPAYQVSREDIQSGMRA
- a CDS encoding GNAT family N-acetyltransferase; translated protein: MHVKADISSDPGRLRMDDIHAMLEKTYWSTGITREEIAHGIKNSALVVGAYADNGRQVGFCRVISDKTRFAYLLDVIVAEDCRRKGIGQTMVRYAISHPDLRHVYQWLLKTSDAHGVYAKCGFLPCTEPELWMGRMLGRPDRKVFEE